The following nucleotide sequence is from Lacinutrix sp. Hel_I_90.
AAAACAAATAGACAGTCTGTTTTATATTATCAATAAATCGATGTCTAATTATCAAGCTAATTCTGATATTTCAAAAGTTAATAGGCACGAATTAGAAGTGGTTGATACCCATTTCGTGACCGTCTTTAACATTTCAAAACAAATCTATGATGAAACAGAGGGTGTGTTTGATCCTACAATTGGAAAACTCGTGAATGCTTGGAATTTTGGTTCAGAACAGAATAAAACAAAACTGGATAGTGTTAAGGTGGATAGCTTGATGCAGTTTGTTGGTTTTGATAAAATAGGACTAAAGAATAATACGCTTATTAAAACCACGCCAAAACCTTATATAGATTTTAATGCTATTGCTAAGGGTTATGCCGTAGATGTTATTAGTATTTTTTTGGAGCAACAAAACATTAGCAATTATATGGTTAATATTGGTGGTGAATTACGTGCAAAAGGCGAGAATTTTGAAAAGCAATCGGGCTGGACTGTAGGTATTGAAAATCCTAACTTTGATGGTTCTCAAAGTTATGACAAGGTCTTTGTACTTAAAGATGAAGCGATGGCAACCTCAGGAACGTATAGGAAATTCAAATTAGATGAAAGCGGCAATCGCTATGCGCATATTATAGACACTAAAACCGGTTACCCAACAAAAACTAATATTCTAAGTGTTTCAGTTATCGCAGAAAACTGTATGCTTGCAGATGGTTATGCAACTGCGTTTCAGGCTATGGGCATTGATAAAGTGAAACAATTTTTATCCAATCATCAGGAGTTAAAAGCTTATCTTATTTTTGAAAATGAAAAGCAAGAGTTAGAGACTTTGTCACTTAATAATTTTCCTGTTAACTAAGATTTGTAAACCACAGGTATAATCTCACCTTCTGCTAAACAATATGTAATGATTTCTTCTTTTGAAAGTGAGGCCGTATAATCTACAGCTTCAACATTAAAACCAATGTCTCTCAATTTATCGAAATAGTCGCGCCCATAAATACGTACGTGATCGTATTGCCCAAAAATTTCAGCCCGCTCTTTTTTATCTGTAATTGAATTGTCTTCAAAAGTCGTGTTACGATTTAAATCCTGTGGAATTTGAAGTATGGCCATGCCTTTAGGCTTTAAAACCCGAAAGAGTTCTTGCATGGCTTTGGTATCATCTGGAATGTGTTCTAAGACATGATTACAGAGTATGATATCGTATGTATTATCTTCAAAGGGAAGATTGCAGATGTCTGCTTTAATATCGGCAAGCGGTGATAATAAGTCTGTAGTTGTGTAATCGAGATGCTTTAGGTGTCTAAAACGTTTGTAAAACGCTTGTTCTGGAGCGAAATGAAGCACTTTTTTTTCAGCAGAAAAGAAGTCTGTTTCATTTTGTAAATAGAGCCATAATAAGCGGTGCCGCTCTAAAGAAAGGGTAGAAGGCGAGAGCACATTAGTACGCTGCGTACCGTAACCGTATGGCAAAAAGGTTTTGAAACTTTTACCATCTATGGGGTCTGTGTATTTATTGCCTTTTAAAAAGAATGCTAAAATAGGGCGTGCAAGGTAGCTTAACCTGATTAATAAGGGTCTAGGAATGGTATTTAGAATTATTTTGAATATTTTTTTCATTTATTTTCAACTTCACAAACACATCTAAAACCAGTATAGTCATTGAATTCATTAAAAGTGGATGCTTTTTTCCAATTTGATCCGAAAGGTATAGTGTCTAATGTGTATTCTGAAAGATTATTTTTTAAGAATACAGCTTTTTTTACTCTCTTATAATAGTTTAATCTATAAGGATATATCGGTTTTTTATCATAGGGATGTAGTTTCTTTTTAGAGAAACCAAAAAGGCTTACAGCCTGCTTAAACTCATCTAACTTAGGTAGTCTGTAACTAATATTTTTTGGGTAATTCACCCTTTTTCCTTTGCTTTTAGACTGCATGGACCAGACTAATTTAACCATGTGTGTTCGCCATGTACAATATATCTCAGCTTGCTTTTTAGTAATATTAATAACAGGGTAGTTAGAATAAGCAGGATTATTTGAATAGTTATTAGTTGCGTCTAAAAAAATGATATTTAGCTTGTCTTTTTTTAGTTTTTCAGGAACTTCCGATGTCATAATGGTATCGGAACGATCTAAAAACTCTTTATACATTATGTTGTCGATGGGTGCAACATCGATAAACAAGCTGTCATTTAAGCGAATGGTTCCTGGTGGGTTTTCAGTTTTTTTAATTTTATTTTGACTAATAAGGGAAATTGAAAAGAGATAGATAATTAATAAAAAATAGTTCATACTTATAATACCAATGCTTTCTGTCTAAACGCGTCCTCTTCTGTAGACGTTATTCCTAAAGCCTCATAGACATAGGCAAACGTCGATAATATCTCTGGTTTACCATCTAAAATAGCAACATCATGTTCAAAATGTGCACTAGGTTTTCCGTCTAAAGTGGTAATAGTCCAGCCATCTTTATGTTGTTTTATGCGTTGTGTTCCCATATTTATCATAGGCTCAATAGCCACTACCATCCCTTCAATGAATTTTTTACCACGCCCACGTTTACCGTAGTTTGGCATTTCAGGATCTTCATGCATCACGCGACCTAAGCCATGGCCAACTAATTCTCTAACCACACCGTAACCATGGTCTTCACAATATTTCTGAATGGCATAGCCAACATCTCCAACACGATTTCCGATTTTAAATTCTTTTATACCAACATACAGAGACTCTTTTGTAACCTGTAGTAGTTTTTCAGTTTCGACATCTATTTCTCCTATAGCAAAAGTATACGCGTGATCACCATAAAATCCGTGTTTTATAGCCCCACAATCTATAGAAATAATATCGCCTTCAACTAATGGTGTGTTATTCGGAATTCCATGTACCACTTGAGAATTTGGACTCATACAAAGCGTATTTGGAAAATCGTACAAGCCTAAAAAGCCAGGAATAGCACCTTGGTCACGAATACAAGCTTCTGCAATTTTATCTAATTGAAGTGTGGTCACACCAGGCTTTACCGCTTTTGCAACTTCGCCTAATGTTTTTGAAACAACAAGTGCCGCTTCACGCATTAATTCAATTTCTTCTCTTGTTTTTGCTATAATCATAGTGTGAATTTAGAATCTAAAAAAACCTTTTTTCTTTTTGTCTTTGGGGCGTTTCGGGGCTTCATTAGTTAGCATCTGGTATATCTCTCCCCAACCCAGGATGCCCCCAATATTTCTGTCGTCTATAAATAAATCGGCATGAATTTTTCTACTCACGTCTTCTGTTAGGTCTTCTTCTGGAAAACTTTTGTTAACAGCATAAAACTCAAGATCATTGGCTTTACAATAAGCAACAGCTTCTTCCAGTTTTTTGCCTTGTCTGTACGTCCACAAAATAAGTCTGTGACCATCTGCCTGCAAACGTTTTAACGTTTCAAAAGCAAATATACGCTCATCTCCAATACCAGGGTAGCTATCTTCTACAATGGTACCATCGAAATCTACAGCGATAATAAGTCCTTTGGAAATATTCATTTAAAAACAATTGAGTGCAAAAATACAATTTTTTATATCAAACTCTCACAGGTCATTACCTTAGGTTGTTCAATTCCCATTAACATTAAAATAGTAGGAGCGATATCGCCAAGTACGCCATCTTTAATATGTTTTAAGGTTTTGTCAATTAAAATAATAGGGACAGGATTTGTGGTGTGTGCTGTATTGGGTGACCCGTCCGGATTGATCATTGTTTCACAGTTACCGTGATCTGCAATAAGCAGCGTAGTATACCCATTTTCTAATGCCGTTGAAACTACTTTTTCAACGCAGGTATCAACTGCTTCACATGCTTTTATGGCGGCAGGCATTGAGCCTGTGTGACCAACCATATCGCCATTGGCAAAATTTAAACAGACGAAATCGACGGCGCCTTTTTGTAATTCAGGGACTAGTGCATCGGTTAATTCGAAGGCACTCATTTCTGGCTTTAAGTCGTAAGTGGCTACTTTAGGCGAGTTTTTTAAGAGCCGTGATTCACCTATAAAAGGTTCCTCTCTTCCGCCAGAAAAGAAAAAAGTGACGTGAGGATATTTTTCAGTCTCTGCGATTCTAATTTGCATTTTATTATTTTTTTCCAAAACTTCACCTAAAGTTTCAGTGATATTATCCTTATTGAAAACAACATGTAGATTTTTAAATTTTTCATCATAATTAGTCATTGTAACATAATATAAATCTAATTTTTTCATGTCATATTCAGGAAAATCCTGCTGTGTTAAAGCATCAGTTAGCTGGCGTCCCCGGTCTGTTCTAAAGTTAAAAAAGACAACTACATCATCCTCTTTTATTGTGGCTAACGGAAGTCCGTAACCGTCTACTTTAATAATTGGTTGAATAAATTCATCGGTAATACCTGCATCATACTTGTCTTGTATGCTCTTTGTAAGATTTCGAGATAACTCGCCTTTACCTTTTACAATCCCATCATAGGCCAACTTAACACGTTCCCAGCGCTTATCGCGATCCATGGCATAATACCGACCTGTAATTGATGCTATCTGACTGTTTTTATTTGCATTAAAATCTTCCAAATCCTGAATAAAGGATTTCCCAGAATGCGGATCGACATCACGTCCATCAGTAAAGCCATGTATGTAAGACTGTTCTATACCAACAGCTTCAGCGGCTTCTATTAACCCTTTTAAATGATCAATATGAGAATGTACACCGCCATTGCTTAGTAGACCCAAAAAATGAACGGCTTTTTTATTCTTTTTAGCGTATTGAAAGGCATTTTCTAAAACAGGTTCTTTTGAAAGTGATTTGTTGTAAACCGCTAGATTAATTTTGGCGAGGTCTTGGTAAACAATACGTCCAGCACCTAAATTCATGTGTCCTACTTCGCTATTGCCCATTTGACCTTCTGGTAAACCCACATGTAAGCCGTCTGTTCGCAATTGTGCGTTTGGATATTTAGTATATAAACTGTCTATAAAAGGCGTTTTTGCATGGTCTATGGCAGATACTTTAGGATCTGGGCTTTTACCCCAACCATCAAGTATCATTAAGATGACTTTTTTGTTCATTTTAAGCATATTTCGTTTAACAAATATAAAAACAATAGCCCTGAAACATAGGTATTTTTACTATAATTAAGCGCAATCGATTGCGTTGAATTTATAACTAGTTATCCTTTCTCTAAAGGATTCCATAGGGCCTTCAGGAGCTGGAGCTGCGTTTTGTAATTCTGGAACTCGGTAAGATCTAGTTGCCGCCGTTTCTATTTAAAGTTATAAAAGCGCGGGATTAATATCTAAAATATTTTGGTCTGTATAGCTTTTGATAAAGGCTTTAGAAAAATGCGCACTTCCAGAAAGTTGGTCTTTTCTCAATATTTCTGCAATATCAAGTGTTTTGTATGCTTTTAAATAATCGTAAGAAAGGGCTTTATAGCTATAATGCCAAGGTTCATAATTAAAGCCTTTTCTATTCGCATTGTCTGTGTAAACTAAATAAAAACCATACGTGTTTGCATGCGTATCCATCCATTCTTTAAGCTTGCAAAATGGACCGTTACCATGATAGTTTTCCGGTTGTAAAATGCCTCCGGAATGTTTTTTATTAGCATCATAAATGTCAATATCTGTTCCCCAATGGTGTCTGGAAGTTCCAGGAATTGTTGAATATTCTATTATTTTGTTAATGCTGTTTTCTGTTGAAAGCCCCTGTGATTTAAACATTTTGAATTTACGTTCCCAGATGCGTTTTTGGTGGCTGTAACTCCTGTAACTTGAAACTGCAGCAAGGTTAATACCTTCTTTTTCAGCTTCCGCTTTCATCTTTAAAAAAGCCAAATGTGCTTCTTCTCGGAGGTTGTAACCCTCACCAAAAAGTGTTGGCGAGCCTTTACCTATTAGTTCTTCCGAAGAAATACTGTTTTGTGAAAAAGCGAATGGTGTAAACGCTAACAAGAAAAAACTTGCCAGACTTAAATAGTTTATAAAGTATTTTCTTTTCATAGTGTTTTACTCATAATGTAGTGTGATCCTATATCAGGAATATCAAAAATAGCACCATAAGTTTTATAACCATTGTTTTTATAAAAGTTTACAGCGTTTATACGGGCATTAAACCAAACACGCTCCACGTTGTTCGATTTTAAATAGTACTCTCCAAACTGTAATAGCTGTTTGCCAAAGTGATGCCCTTGATGTGCTTTTAGTACAGCCATACCTCTTAGTCTGTATTGCTTTTCTTCAGTAAACTGTAGGTTTTTATCAATCATAAATGTTGCGACACCAACAAGGTTGTCGTTATAAATCAGTCCAAAATGAAAGGTGGTTTCTAAGTCATCCGCCTCCATTTTACAGGTGTCAATAGGCCTGCCTTCGCGCAAAACTGGATGTCGTACAGGATAGGTTTCTAAGGCTGAAATACGTTTAATGCGTATATCAGTAGTGTTGCTATTGATTTTCATTTAATGTCTTTGAAGTGTTTCAAATTTAGTTAAATTTACTGAAAGAAAAGAGTATGCCTTTCAGCTTTAAAATAATTGATAAAAAAGAGATCCATTCTATCATTCCTTTAGTGCAAAAGTTGACGAATAATAAGAATTCGGATAGTATTTTAAAAGAACGTTTCACACAAATGATTACTGAAAATTATGAGTGCGCAGGTGTTTTTGATGGTGATAAATTAATAGGTATTAGTGGGTTATGGTTTCAAACCAGGCATTATGCTGGAAAATCTATGGAAGTCGATCATGTTTATATTGAACCGGAATATCAGAGCAAAGGTTTAGGGAAACAATTTTTTAAATGGTTGTATGATTATGCAAAAAGTAAAGGCTGTACTACTTCAGAATTAAATACTTACGTACAAAATTATCCGTCGCATAAATTTTATTATAATGAGGGTTATGACATTTATGGCTATCATTTTTATAAAACATTATAATTTTTATTGTAGAAAGTAGAATACTTTATATATTTGCCATCAGAAATGCGAGAGTAGCTCAGTTGGTAGAGCGTCAGCCTTCCAAGCTGAATGTCGCCGGTTCGAACCCGGTCTCTCGCTCAAAGAGCTTCATCTAACCGATGAGGCTTTTTTTTATGCCTTTACTTTAATAGAATTAACTATTTAGGGTGAGAAGTTTATGCTGAGCATAGCCGAAGCAAACCCGGTCTCTCGCTCAAAGCGCTTCATCTAACCGATGAGGCTTTTTTTTTATGCCTTTACTTTAATAGAATTAACTATTTAGGGTGAGAAGTTTATGCTGAGCATAGCCGAAGCAAACCCGGTCTCTCGCTCAAAGCGCTTCATCTAACCGATGAGGCTTTTTTTTATGCCTTTACTTTAATAGAATTAACTATTTAGGGTGAGAAGTTTATGCTGAGCATAGCCGAAGCAAACCCGGTCTCTCGCTCAAAGCGCTTCATCTAACCGATGAGGCTTTTTTTTTATGCCTTTACTTTAATAGAATTAACTATTTAGGGTGAGAAGTTTATGCTGAGCATAGCCGAAGCAAACCCGGTCTCTCGCTCAAAGCGCTTCATCTAACCGATGATGCTTTTTTTATTTCAACTCATTTAAGAATGTATTGGTCTCAATCTCATAAGCATCCTGCTCATATTCAAAAACACGTGCTTTTAAAGTGCCTTTTAGTTGTATTTCATTGCCTTTTACCTGAATCCAACTCCCTTCTCGCAATCCAATTACAGGTTGTGTATTGTAATGATGAAACTCATTAATACGCGTTTCCCGCGTTTCCCCCATATGTTTACTGTTCTCAATGGGGTCTAGGTAATGCGGGTTAATATTAAAAGGCACAAAACCTAAGGTTTTAAAACTTGGCGGATATACCACTGGCATGTCGTTAGTGGTACTCATTGTTAAGCCACAAATATTACTACCAGCACTCGTGCCTAAATAGGGAATTCCATTATTAATAGCCGTTTTTAAACTATTGATGCAATCGTTTTTATATAACTGACTCACTAAAACGAAGGTGTTGCCACCACCAATAAAAATACCTTTAGCTTGTTTTATAGCTTCCGAAGCATTTTTAAACTCATGAATCCCTTTAAGGGTTTTATTGATGGTACTAAAAACCGTTGCCATACGACTGGTGTAGTCGTCATGGGAAATGCCACCAGGTCTGGCATAAGGAATAAATAGAATGTCTGAAGTATCCTGAAATAAAACCTTAAGCGCTTCTAATAAGTAGTCTAAAGGTTTGCCTCCAAAGACAGTTGAAGTACTTGCGATAATAATATTTTTCATTTTATGCTCGAGAAAACGAGTAGCTTTTAGTTAAACTTGAATTCATGAATTTGTTGTAAATTTATGTAAACTTTGTTTTTTACAAAAGTTTACACAGCTTTTGATTTTTAATTAGGTCTTTTAAGCCGATATTTATAATCTACTAATTAAACTAAACTATGATGAAATATAATCTAACCTTTTTTCTATTTATAATGGTCTTTTGTTTTACGCAAGCTCAGGATAAGAAGCGTGTGGAGGTTTCAGGTAAAATATTTGTTGCTGTCGATGATCTTGAAAATGTAACCATTTACAACACCTCTTCAAATAAAGGCACAATTACCGATGCAGAGGGTGAATTTAAAATTGAAGTAGGCTTGAATGATGAAATTCAAGTATCTGCAGTGCAGTTAATTCCGTTTACGACAAAAGTGACACAGCCCGTTTTAGATAATAAAAGATTAAGTATTTTTCTTTCAGAACGTATTAACAGTCTTAATGAAGTTGTGATTTTACAATATGGTTTAACAGGCAAGTTAAAAACGGATATTGATAGCACAAGAGTATTTAAGCCTTTTGAATTTTCGTTTGAGAGTATCGAGAATTTCGAATTAGCAGATGATTATCAAACAGGAGTAGACAATATAGCTGTTGGTTCACAAAATGATCGTATTCGTTATCAATTAAATGGGACAGCTATTATTGTTGGATTAATAAATACACTTTTTAAAACTAAAGAGGAAAAAAGAAAACAACGAGAAGAGTTTAAAAACAAAATTGGAGAGGAATTTGAAACGCCTATTTCTGTTTTATCTCAAAAATTTGCGGAAGATTATTTTATCAAGAATTTTAATATACCAAAAGACCAAATACTAGCATTTATAGCTTTTATAGAAGAAAGTGATTTTGATACTAGTCTCCTTAAAGAAGACAAAGAACTTGAATTAATTGAATATCTTCATCAACAAAGTAAGGTGTTTTTAAAGATGATAGATGAAAGAGAATAGTCTTACTATCCTTATATAATATTAATCATTGGGTATTACTAAACACAGCGTTGTCCAGATAAATTCGGGTGAATCGAGTATTCAAATGTCGGCCTTTTTAGAACTTAAGGGGTTCATGCTGGTAAAGGGTATTTAGAAGGTTATAACATTGAAATAAAAACGTCGAGTGTCATTATGAGATTTATCTTCAAAATCAAGTGACTCATTTGGGAGTTTCGGGGATCCAATTTCAGAGATAGATTTTGTCAATATTATTTCTTCTAGTACTAAAGAACCTAAAAGACTTACGGAATTAAAAACTAAAGCGGGTTTGATTTATGCTTTTGAAGAGGCGTGCCTTTTGTTAAACTTTAGTTGATGGGCTTATGCTACTCTTGTTTTAACAAAAGTTTAAAAGACTTTTAGATTTTAATTAAGAGTTTTAAAACGTTATTTATACCCTATAAACCAATCCCGCTTGAAACACAAACTAACCTTTATTTTATTTTCACTAATCTTTTCTTTTACTCATGCTCAGGATAAGAAGCGTATTGAGGTTTCAGGGAAGATTTTTGTGGCTGTTGATGATCTTGAAAATGTAACCATTTACAATGCTTCTTCAAACAAAGGGACTATTACTAACGCAGAAGGTGAATTTAAAATAGAAGTCGGTTTATACGACGAGATTCGGGTGTCTGCATTACAAATTATTCCCTTTAAGACAAAAGTGACACAACCCGTTTTAGATAATGAAAACCTAAATATTTTTTTATCCGAGCGCATCAATAGTTTAGATGAAGTGGTGCTTTTACAATACGGACTCACAGGTGATTTACAAACAGATATTGATAGTGCTAAGGTTTTTAAGCCTCTTGTGTTTTCTTTTGGAAGTTTTGAGAATTTCGCATTTGCAGATGATCAGCATTCTAAAGTAGATAATATCGCTGTTGGTTCACAAAACGATCGTATTGGGTATCAATTAAATGGCGCCGCAATTATTGGTGGACTAATAAATGCCATTTTTAAAACAAAAGAGAAAAAAAGAAAGAAAGGAGAAGATTTTAAAAATAAAATTGGAGATGCATTTGAAACACCTATTTCTGTATTGTCTGAAAAATTTGAAGCAGATTATTTTGTAAAGTATTTTAGTATTCCAAAAGAGCAAGTACTTCCTTTTATAAGTTATTTAGAAGGGAAAAATTTTGACACTAGCCTATTACAGGAAGACAAAGAACTTGAATTAATTGAATATTTTTTTCAACAAAGCAAACTGTTTTTAAAGACTGTAAATGAAAAAGAATAGCCTCATACTTCTAGTATACTTGATTTTAAGTATCGGGTACTCTCAAAACACAACACTCTCTGGTGAAGTATCAAGTGTTGATTTAGAGGGCGCAAGCATAGAAAGTATTCATGTCATCAATAAATCACAAAGCATATTTACAACGACTGATGTCTCTGGTACCTTTGAAGTCGACGCTAAAGCTGGTGATACTATCGTTTTTTCAGCAGTGCAATATAAACTACAAACAGTCCTGGTCTCTAAAGAAAACATAAAGAATAAAACGCTTAATGTTCTATTAGAAGAGCAAGTTAACGAGCTTCCAGAAGCGGTCATTGGATTTACGTTAACGGGTGATTTAACTAAAGATGTTATGAATTCTGATGCTAAGCCAGCTCTTAACTTCTATGATGTGGGTATTCCTGGATATAAAGGCAAACGGAAGACTAAAAGTGAAAGACAATTGCAAACA
It contains:
- a CDS encoding carboxypeptidase-like regulatory domain-containing protein, which encodes MKHKLTFILFSLIFSFTHAQDKKRIEVSGKIFVAVDDLENVTIYNASSNKGTITNAEGEFKIEVGLYDEIRVSALQIIPFKTKVTQPVLDNENLNIFLSERINSLDEVVLLQYGLTGDLQTDIDSAKVFKPLVFSFGSFENFAFADDQHSKVDNIAVGSQNDRIGYQLNGAAIIGGLINAIFKTKEKKRKKGEDFKNKIGDAFETPISVLSEKFEADYFVKYFSIPKEQVLPFISYLEGKNFDTSLLQEDKELELIEYFFQQSKLFLKTVNEKE
- a CDS encoding GNAT family N-acetyltransferase yields the protein MKINSNTTDIRIKRISALETYPVRHPVLREGRPIDTCKMEADDLETTFHFGLIYNDNLVGVATFMIDKNLQFTEEKQYRLRGMAVLKAHQGHHFGKQLLQFGEYYLKSNNVERVWFNARINAVNFYKNNGYKTYGAIFDIPDIGSHYIMSKTL
- a CDS encoding GNAT family N-acetyltransferase; amino-acid sequence: MPFSFKIIDKKEIHSIIPLVQKLTNNKNSDSILKERFTQMITENYECAGVFDGDKLIGISGLWFQTRHYAGKSMEVDHVYIEPEYQSKGLGKQFFKWLYDYAKSKGCTTSELNTYVQNYPSHKFYYNEGYDIYGYHFYKTL
- a CDS encoding SUMF1/EgtB/PvdO family nonheme iron enzyme, translated to MNYFLLIIYLFSISLISQNKIKKTENPPGTIRLNDSLFIDVAPIDNIMYKEFLDRSDTIMTSEVPEKLKKDKLNIIFLDATNNYSNNPAYSNYPVINITKKQAEIYCTWRTHMVKLVWSMQSKSKGKRVNYPKNISYRLPKLDEFKQAVSLFGFSKKKLHPYDKKPIYPYRLNYYKRVKKAVFLKNNLSEYTLDTIPFGSNWKKASTFNEFNDYTGFRCVCEVENK
- a CDS encoding FAD:protein FMN transferase; translation: MKKSIVLLLLVLSLVACKQKPQNTKLTGPVFGTFYDITYYSESNPNYTKQIDSLFYIINKSMSNYQANSDISKVNRHELEVVDTHFVTVFNISKQIYDETEGVFDPTIGKLVNAWNFGSEQNKTKLDSVKVDSLMQFVGFDKIGLKNNTLIKTTPKPYIDFNAIAKGYAVDVISIFLEQQNISNYMVNIGGELRAKGENFEKQSGWTVGIENPNFDGSQSYDKVFVLKDEAMATSGTYRKFKLDESGNRYAHIIDTKTGYPTKTNILSVSVIAENCMLADGYATAFQAMGIDKVKQFLSNHQELKAYLIFENEKQELETLSLNNFPVN
- a CDS encoding M15 family metallopeptidase: MKRKYFINYLSLASFFLLAFTPFAFSQNSISSEELIGKGSPTLFGEGYNLREEAHLAFLKMKAEAEKEGINLAAVSSYRSYSHQKRIWERKFKMFKSQGLSTENSINKIIEYSTIPGTSRHHWGTDIDIYDANKKHSGGILQPENYHGNGPFCKLKEWMDTHANTYGFYLVYTDNANRKGFNYEPWHYSYKALSYDYLKAYKTLDIAEILRKDQLSGSAHFSKAFIKSYTDQNILDINPALL
- the map gene encoding type I methionyl aminopeptidase; this encodes MIIAKTREEIELMREAALVVSKTLGEVAKAVKPGVTTLQLDKIAEACIRDQGAIPGFLGLYDFPNTLCMSPNSQVVHGIPNNTPLVEGDIISIDCGAIKHGFYGDHAYTFAIGEIDVETEKLLQVTKESLYVGIKEFKIGNRVGDVGYAIQKYCEDHGYGVVRELVGHGLGRVMHEDPEMPNYGKRGRGKKFIEGMVVAIEPMINMGTQRIKQHKDGWTITTLDGKPSAHFEHDVAILDGKPEILSTFAYVYEALGITSTEEDAFRQKALVL
- the pepE gene encoding dipeptidase PepE, whose protein sequence is MKNIIIASTSTVFGGKPLDYLLEALKVLFQDTSDILFIPYARPGGISHDDYTSRMATVFSTINKTLKGIHEFKNASEAIKQAKGIFIGGGNTFVLVSQLYKNDCINSLKTAINNGIPYLGTSAGSNICGLTMSTTNDMPVVYPPSFKTLGFVPFNINPHYLDPIENSKHMGETRETRINEFHHYNTQPVIGLREGSWIQVKGNEIQLKGTLKARVFEYEQDAYEIETNTFLNELK
- the gpmI gene encoding 2,3-bisphosphoglycerate-independent phosphoglycerate mutase, which codes for MNKKVILMILDGWGKSPDPKVSAIDHAKTPFIDSLYTKYPNAQLRTDGLHVGLPEGQMGNSEVGHMNLGAGRIVYQDLAKINLAVYNKSLSKEPVLENAFQYAKKNKKAVHFLGLLSNGGVHSHIDHLKGLIEAAEAVGIEQSYIHGFTDGRDVDPHSGKSFIQDLEDFNANKNSQIASITGRYYAMDRDKRWERVKLAYDGIVKGKGELSRNLTKSIQDKYDAGITDEFIQPIIKVDGYGLPLATIKEDDVVVFFNFRTDRGRQLTDALTQQDFPEYDMKKLDLYYVTMTNYDEKFKNLHVVFNKDNITETLGEVLEKNNKMQIRIAETEKYPHVTFFFSGGREEPFIGESRLLKNSPKVATYDLKPEMSAFELTDALVPELQKGAVDFVCLNFANGDMVGHTGSMPAAIKACEAVDTCVEKVVSTALENGYTTLLIADHGNCETMINPDGSPNTAHTTNPVPIILIDKTLKHIKDGVLGDIAPTILMLMGIEQPKVMTCESLI
- a CDS encoding BT0820 family HAD-type phosphatase gives rise to the protein MNISKGLIIAVDFDGTIVEDSYPGIGDERIFAFETLKRLQADGHRLILWTYRQGKKLEEAVAYCKANDLEFYAVNKSFPEEDLTEDVSRKIHADLFIDDRNIGGILGWGEIYQMLTNEAPKRPKDKKKKGFFRF
- a CDS encoding carboxypeptidase-like regulatory domain-containing protein; its protein translation is MKKNSLILLVYLILSIGYSQNTTLSGEVSSVDLEGASIESIHVINKSQSIFTTTDVSGTFEVDAKAGDTIVFSAVQYKLQTVLVSKENIKNKTLNVLLEEQVNELPEAVIGFTLTGDLTKDVMNSDAKPALNFYDVGIPGYKGKRKTKSERQLQTAGDFKPIMLLGLLAGSMPFDPLLNAISGRTKALKKQVALEANTVLMYAIKGRLSETFFKNNPLKEDLRMDFFYFCAEDENFTKRCKNSDLEALDFMKEKYENYQKNIISKD
- a CDS encoding carboxypeptidase-like regulatory domain-containing protein codes for the protein MMKYNLTFFLFIMVFCFTQAQDKKRVEVSGKIFVAVDDLENVTIYNTSSNKGTITDAEGEFKIEVGLNDEIQVSAVQLIPFTTKVTQPVLDNKRLSIFLSERINSLNEVVILQYGLTGKLKTDIDSTRVFKPFEFSFESIENFELADDYQTGVDNIAVGSQNDRIRYQLNGTAIIVGLINTLFKTKEEKRKQREEFKNKIGEEFETPISVLSQKFAEDYFIKNFNIPKDQILAFIAFIEESDFDTSLLKEDKELELIEYLHQQSKVFLKMIDERE
- a CDS encoding class I SAM-dependent methyltransferase — protein: MKKIFKIILNTIPRPLLIRLSYLARPILAFFLKGNKYTDPIDGKSFKTFLPYGYGTQRTNVLSPSTLSLERHRLLWLYLQNETDFFSAEKKVLHFAPEQAFYKRFRHLKHLDYTTTDLLSPLADIKADICNLPFEDNTYDIILCNHVLEHIPDDTKAMQELFRVLKPKGMAILQIPQDLNRNTTFEDNSITDKKERAEIFGQYDHVRIYGRDYFDKLRDIGFNVEAVDYTASLSKEEIITYCLAEGEIIPVVYKS